The region ACCGTGAAACGTAAGGGTGAGGAGCTGGTGCTGGATGGCTCTATCAAAGTACTGATTGTGTATTGGTGCTACTTCGCCTGGCGTTATTACGGCGGTTACCAGGAAGCGATGTATCCGGAACTGGCCAATGAAGTTTCGTTAGTGGCCTGGTCGTCACTGGGGGCTGGGTTTGTCAATGGTTTGATCGTTGGACGCAGCCTCAGGTTATTGCGTTTTTTCAAGTCCACTAATGTGCCAGCGGTATCTTCTAAATGACGGCCTATCTGGAAATGTGTCCCCCGGTAATTGAGTCGGAACACGGCTGGAGCAGTCGAGTGAACGAAGGGCGCCTTGGCCTTTACATCGAGCGCTACGGCTCGGTCGTGGTGCTCGTCGAATTGCTCAATCAGTTTGCCGTGCGTTGCGTGCGAGGGGCTTACGACACGACACGGTCCACGCATTACGTTCCTGCGTTGATTAGCGGGCTGCAAAGTTTGAACCCGCTGCGGATATCGCGATTGACGGGACGGGTCAGCCTCGACAGCGGCGCAGGGCGCGTCGAAGTGTTCGGTTCGCTTGGCTCGGACAATCGGAATTGCCTGTTGGCGACCATCACAGTTTTAAACCTCAAGGGGCAGCAGTCATGATCAAACTCATGATTCCATGGTTGTTGTTTCCCTACCTTCTTGACTGGCTCGATGGCAACTTTGCGAAAGCCGCACTGACTGTGGCCTTTTTGATATTCCTCCTCTGTTTCGACACCCTTCAAAAGGGCTTCGTGATTGAATGCACGTTGGTCATTTGTTTGCTCGGGATGGCGCTGATTTCCTTATATGTTCCGGGGCTCGCCACGTTCGAAATCATCAAGCCGCTTCTGTATGGGGTATTAGCCGTGGTGGGTTGGTGGAGTGTGGTTCGCAAACAGCCCTTTACCCTGCAATACAGCCGGGAAGGCGTGGCTGACAATGTCCGTCAGTCGAGCGAGTTTTTGGACATCAACAACACCATCACTAAGGCCTGGTGCATGACCTTCTCAATAAATTGGGGGTTGTCTAGCTTGAGTCTTGGGTTTGAAACGTACTGGCCGGTCTTTTTGATCGGCTCTTATACGAGCATTTTAGTGGCATCGGTTGTGACGGAAGTTTTCCCCGATGCCTACTTTAGAAAAAGGATTTCAGAGAATGCCTGAGTTGCAGATTTTTCAAGTGGATGCGTCTGTGGTCTCAGCGCAGCGCTTTGACGCTCGCCTGACCGTTAACGCGGTGGCGCCTATATTCGCAGAACATTTTCCCGATTATCCGATTGTGCCAGGCGCTTGCATCGTCGGTTTCGTTACTAACTGTATTGCCCGGATGAAAGGTGCGCACGTGGGCACGTTCACCATTCCTCGGGTTGCTTTTTTCGAGCCTATCACTCCACAGCAGCAGCTGTGCCTAGAGATCGACAAAAAGCCTGGACCTCAGAATCCCGATGACAATTACCATTTCAGATTCCATCACAAGGCCATCAACTATTGCCGCGGCGTGATAGCGCTGGAAGGGAAGAAGGCATGAATGGCATCGCAGTGGTGACTGGTGGCACCCGGGGGATTGGTCGTTGTATCGCCGAAAAATTGCTTGAGGCCGGTTATAAAGTGTTTGTCACTTATGCGCGTGATGAACGGGCCGCCGCCAGTTTCATGGCGGACTTTCCTGATCTTAGTGCCGTGCAGCTGGATGGTCGGAGTATTGATCAGGTGCAGGCGTTGCGTGACCGAATCCTCGCCGAGGGTGTCCTTTCGGTGCTGGTCAACAATGCCGGTATTACCGGAGACGGGATATTTTTGAACGCCAGCCATGAGGCGTTTAATCAAGTGATGGATACCAATTTTGGCAGTACCTTGAATTACTGCAATGTCTTCGCGCCCGCGATGGCCGCCGCCCGCTTTGGCAATATCATCAACATCAGTTCGGTGGCGGCTACCAAGGTAAAGCTCGGCAATACCGCCTACGGGTGTGCAAAAGCGGCCATTGAACGATTGACTCTCGGGTTGGCTCTGGAATTGGCAAGGTTTGATGTGAAGGTTAATAGCATTGCCCCTGGCTTTGTCGATACTGATATGTTCAAGGACTTTGCGCAGGGTAGCGAGCGCGATATTTTGAAGTCGATACCCGGCCGAAAAATTATGACGCCCGAGGAAGTATCCAACATGGTGGCTTTGTTGGTTTCCCGTCAGTTCAATACAACGGGTTCGATACTCAAAGTCGGCAATGGCGAGAACATCGGTTAACCAATTTTTTTGTTCAGGCCGCGTCGCGGATCTTTTCCCCTTCTATAGCTGGGCCCTCCCTATCTCCGCGAGGTTGCACCCGTGAATGCCGAAACAGTTTCATCGTGCGAGTGGGTTGTACGTGCGTCATTAATCCCAGACTGGCTGGCTCTTTATTTCCAGAGAATTAATCTGGCAGTCCCCACGGACACAAGTGCTGGAACGTTGGCCGACATCCATTTTGCTCACGTTAATGCTATTGCGTACGAAATGCTGGATGTCTTTCTAGGCATCGTGCCTTCCTTCCACATGACTCAGATCAGAGACAAACTTGCCTCCGGGCGCCGGGGCGGTGGATGTACCCAGATGAACGGTTTGCTGGCTGTGGTATTGGAAACGCTCGGTTTCAGAGTCCGGCGCAGCCTTTCGGCAGTATCCCGGGAGAACGGCGCCATGAATCTGTTCACGCATATGGTGCTGTTGGTGCGTGCCGATGACGAAGAGTGGATCTGTGACGTCGGATTCGGTTATCGGGGTTTTTTGTACCCCTTGCGCTTATTTCACAATGCGCAGGTAGCGCAGGGCGTTCATGAGTATCGGGTGCTTCGAGTCGCGGATCTGATGTGGGGTATTCAGTATAGGCGAGGTGTTCAATGGATAAATATGTACGTGCTGCGAGACGCCAGTTACGAAGTTGATGAGTTTGTTGTGGGGCAGTTTTTTAATGCCTATTCGCCATTGTCTCCATTCAAGAACAATCTAGTGTGTGCCAGGCCGTCTCTTCAAGGGGGGCGTTATTTAGTTAATAACGTTTTGATCTCCATTCAAGATTGCGTGCGTACTCGCCGTGTTGTTAGGTCGATGTGGGAGTTGGTGGAGGTGTTGGAAGAATATTTTGATATAGAAGTCGGTGTGGCGGAATTTATTGCTCCTCCTGTCGATTTGTTTGATGGTTTTCGGTAAGTAAAAGGAATAAAAATGCCGTCATGTTTGATTACTAATCCCGTTTCAAATGCCAATATTTTGGTGGATTATTTGAAAGATCGAGGGGTGGATTGTTACGCGATAATTGAACTCGATAAAGTGGCTCGGATCCCAAAGCT is a window of Pseudomonas sp. DC1.2 DNA encoding:
- a CDS encoding arylamine N-acetyltransferase family protein — protein: MNAETVSSCEWVVRASLIPDWLALYFQRINLAVPTDTSAGTLADIHFAHVNAIAYEMLDVFLGIVPSFHMTQIRDKLASGRRGGGCTQMNGLLAVVLETLGFRVRRSLSAVSRENGAMNLFTHMVLLVRADDEEWICDVGFGYRGFLYPLRLFHNAQVAQGVHEYRVLRVADLMWGIQYRRGVQWINMYVLRDASYEVDEFVVGQFFNAYSPLSPFKNNLVCARPSLQGGRYLVNNVLISIQDCVRTRRVVRSMWELVEVLEEYFDIEVGVAEFIAPPVDLFDGFR
- a CDS encoding SDR family oxidoreductase, which translates into the protein MNGIAVVTGGTRGIGRCIAEKLLEAGYKVFVTYARDERAAASFMADFPDLSAVQLDGRSIDQVQALRDRILAEGVLSVLVNNAGITGDGIFLNASHEAFNQVMDTNFGSTLNYCNVFAPAMAAARFGNIINISSVAATKVKLGNTAYGCAKAAIERLTLGLALELARFDVKVNSIAPGFVDTDMFKDFAQGSERDILKSIPGRKIMTPEEVSNMVALLVSRQFNTTGSILKVGNGENIG